The Mustela nigripes isolate SB6536 chromosome 8, MUSNIG.SB6536, whole genome shotgun sequence DNA segment GTGTGGCGGTGAGGAAAGCAGGCAGGACAGGGGAGTGCGGGGCAGGGAGAGCCGCACCCAGGGCCCGGGGGTGAGCTggcacctccccctgcttatgtgtttGTTCTAGAAGAGGGACCTTTATTACCCAGCAGCCCCCAACTCTCTGAGCATTCGTAATGAACCTCGGGCATGGAAGCCTTCCATTTTGTAATTTGTTTAATTAAGGAAAAGTCACGCTTTaggtgactcttttttttaaaacaaaagatttatgttttttcttttctcattgacTTATGGTTACTGACAGACTGGGTTACCTGAAGGCCCTCTTAGGGTATTCTGGGAGTTGGGGGGGCCATTCCTGTGCTACAGCCCTTGTCTTCCGGACCCTAAGAGGAGACGGCTCACACACATGCCGGGCAGACCCGCCTCACTCCGCTGTTTCTCCAGAACCCCAAgtccccccgccccgcgccctgGGCGGTTCAAGCCTCGAGCTCCAGGCGTCCAGGAGCAGGGGCTGAGTCCAACAGGCTGGTGAGGAGGCCCCCAGACCTGCTCTGCTGATggtagatttgttttttaaatcttgggaTCACCTTCCTGCCAACAAAGTtagtgcgctctctctttctctttctcttctaagttaattttttaactaGTCTTTACTCCCAGTGTGGGCTCAGAATCACAGTCCCGAGGTCAGCATTGCACTGGGCCAGCGAGGCGCCcgtctctaaaataaattgcaGACGCGCATAGCACTGTTTTCACTGGTCAGGAAATGCGGGGTCTGGTCCGTGAAACCTCCTTGGAGGCCCGGACAAGCTGGGAGAGTCCGGGGGCTGGGGAGGCCCGGGAACCCATCCCAGGGGCCTCACAGATTCCTCACGGGCGTGGCTTCATGACACACGTTTGTCGTCTCAAACATGATGTCTAGAACTCTCCACCACCCTCGCGCCGCACGCTCTGCCCGCCCGTACTTGCGGGTTTCTCTCTAACGGGAAACACGTTCTTCCCGGGTCCCAGGTCCTCACCCCCACGCAGGGACGAGCGCTCGAACGCGGGCCCACAGGAAGCGTGTGCACACCAGTCGGGGcgggccagggcctgggggccTCCTCCGTCTGGGAGGGTCTGGCAGGGTTTTCCCTGTGGTTGGGATGGTGGCACCTGGAGGTCAGAGGTGCTCAGGGAGCAGGCCGGGGGCCACTCCCAGCTGCTGCTCGGAGACCTCCGGGAAGGCACAGCCCCTTGTGCCTGTGGCTCCTCGGGCGCCCCCCACCGTCATCCACCCCGACAGCCAAAGGGGAGCCGACAGCACGGCAGGGCGGCACCGCGGTTCTCTCTGGGTGGAGCCCAGAAAGTGCGCGTGGCCAGCCCAGAGGAGGGGCGGCCCGGTGGTGCGTCGGGGGCAGACACagagcaggaggggctggggtagGACCCACATGCTCCCAGGTGCCAGGGACGGGTGACGGCCACAAAGGGGTGTGTGTCCGGCCTGTGCCGGCACATAATCGAGGTGTCCCGGCACATGCGGTGGCCCAGAGGGCAGGAGTCTGTGCCGGTCATGAGCCACATGCCAGGACGGAGGGGGACACGGTCCCTGTAACTCAGGCTCAACTGCATGTTGGACATCGTAAAGTTACTGTGGACATCTGCGTTCTGAGACCCTGCCCTATAAGTGTGTAAAACGAACTCACACTGGCTTTACTAACACCATCAGTGTCGGTCCCTCGGTGAGCTCGGTTGTCAGCTTGGCCTGTGGCTCCTGCGCTGCAGACTGTGGACGCCTGCGGGTGTGTGTGAGCCGGGCCCGGACGCACGTGTGTGCTTGTGCGCAAACGTAGCGTGTGGAGATGCGCTTGGGTGTGGAAGTGCGTTGTGTCTGGTACAGGCAAAGCTGTGCAGGACGCGCTCACGCGGGAAAGGAGCCGCCTGGTGGATGGAGTCTCCCCGACGGCTTCACGGAGGGAGCGCTGCCTGGCGTTCACACCCCTGCGCTCCTGACAGGTCCTGTGTGCCGGGCAGACCGTCCGTGGACCAGCCTGCCTTCTACGGGGAtggccccccgcgccccccctcTGCCCAGGTCCCTCTGGGTCCTCCTGGACGACACCCCACCAGGCCACTGGGCCGCAGTCTGGCAGGTGTGGTGTGGAAGGCCATGCGCCCTGGTGATGCCTGTGGCCCCCAGGCCACCTCTTCCTGAGGAACGTTCTCTGTGAAACATCTTTCCTGGGTTTTTACCTCCTTGTTTGATTTTTGCAAGGACTGTCGTTTTAAACTTCAGGTGGCGGTTTGATTTTTGCAAGGACTGTCGTTTTAAACTTCAGGTGGCGGTGTCTGTGTTGGGGCCGCCACGATCCAGCAAACATGGGGCAGGGTCTCAGGAAGGCGGCCCCGGGGCCTTCTCTCATGCCCCGTGTCAGGGACCCTGTGCGCCCTGCGGTCAGTGGGAGCAGAGGGGGGACCGCGACGGGAGGTGGGCAGCTCGCGGCTGGGTGTGTGAGAGCGCGGTCTCGTCCAGGCACAGTGGTCCTGACGGGACCCCGTTTGGTCCCAGGAAGCTTCTGGTCTGCTCCCTCTTCCTGAGCAGGGCTCTCCCCTCAGGGCATTTTGGCAGGGACCCTGGTATCTGGTATCTGGTGCCCTCTTGGCAAGGGGGCGGGCCTTTGTGTGTTCCCGGGGCCCCCTGTGAGGGGCCTGGAGGAGGAAAGGCCATTTAGGGAATAGCAGACAGGTTTCCCTGGGGGCTTTCCGGGCAGCAGAAGCAAGAACTTCTTGATAGCAGGGAAGGTGAGAGCCTGGTTGCCGCAGGGAGTGGCCAGGCTCCTCCTGGAAAGAAGTAACAGGAGATGTAGACGCCCCTCCGTTCGGGGCAGACTGTTTCTGTCTGTCCGCGGTGCGGTTTGGACCAGTTCTCCCAGACCCTTGATGTCCCGCGGTTGGTCCCTCGTGAgtctctgctccccagccccacagAAGGGGGCCCTGCCCAGAACCGCCTGCCTTCAGGGATGAGTGCTAACCCAGGCCCGTGTCCGGTTTCCTGGGCGCTTCCATTATTTAGAGGCTTGGAACGCTCCCCTCTAGGTGCGCGGTAACCAGGTACAAGATGtcataaaatgtcttttcaaatagGAAATCCAGAAATGTggtttttctgttaaaaattacTAATTACACTAgtaatgattttcaaaatatagtGTATTGAGGttataattaatacataatgATTCTTCAATCTAGCTGTGCATCAATGTCCTCTgctttttttactttaaacatgGGTTTTTAGGCCACGAGCTGCCGTCAGAATTTACGCGGGAGAGATCCGGGCATCTGTATTGCTTCCTGATCCCTGAGCGGTCTCTATGGCTACTGGTTAAGGCACCTTGACGGTGATTAGCTTGTTAAGTCTCTTTAAATGTTCAGGTTCCTGTAGCTAAaacccacccagccaccaccCACCCATCCGTCTGTTTAACATAGGGGGACAttttctgtgccaggcacagtctTAGGCTCCAGAGACAGCCAGGAAGCAAAGAGGACGGGGCAGGCAGAGGTTCCCGCCCGCACGGAGCTCGCCCTCTGGTGAAGAGGTCCATTGAGATGACGCTGGGTGTTGAGGAAGACGGGAGCCAGCAGGACGCCGCGGGCTGTGGGTTGGGGACCGAAACCTGGGAGGTGGCCGGGGAAGGCAGCTTccggagagggaaggaggggcggCCCTGTAAAGGCAGGGCCCGTGGGCCCAGGGACGCCGGCAGAAGCCTGAGGGTGCTGGGAAGGGCCGTGGGTGCCCTTGTGctggagagcagaggagggaggatgGGTCTGGGCCTCGTGGGCCCGGAGGGGGCCCTCGGAGCAGTGCGAGCTGAGTGGCGGCTCACCGCTGTGTCCTGGGGTACAGCCCCGGGCCTGTGCGGTGCCGACAGGCTCGCCAGGCTGTGGCGTGTTTTCTGATGACCGGCCCCTCACGCCGtctcttctctgtcccctttcTAGAGCACTATAGCTATGCCTCCCCTGGCGTCAGCTCCGCTCTGCTTCCCGGCTCGGCTCAGCCCTCGCTGCCGGCTCCAGGCCACAACCTGCAGATCTCGGCCCCAGGCGTGCCGGCCACCGCGGCCGGTCAGCCCCCGGGCTATGGGGGGGCCGTGGACAGCGGGCCCTCGAGCTACTTCCTCTCCTCCGGCCACGTCAGGCCCAATGGGGCCCCCGCCCTGGAGAGCCCCCGCATCGAGATCACGTCGTACATGGGGCTGCACCACGGCAACAACCAGTGTTTCCACGACGTGGAGGTGGAAGACATCCTTCCCGGCTCCAGGCGGCCTCCCTCCACGGCCACCCTGAGTCTGCCCAACCTGGAGGCCTACCGGGACCCCTCCTGCCTGAGCCCCGCCAGCAGCCTGTCCTCCCGCAGCTGCAACTCCGAGGCCTCGTCCTACGAGTCCAACTTCTCGTACCCGTACGCGTCCCCACAGACGTCCCCATGGCAGTCGCCCTGTGTGTCCCCCAAGACCACGGACCCCGAGGAGGGCTTCCCGCGCGGCCTGGGGGCCTGCGGCTTGCTCGGCTCCCCCCGGCACTCACCCTCCACCTCGCCCCGCACGAGCGTCACGGAGGAGAGCTGGCTGGGGGCCCGCACGTCCCGGCCCCCGTCCCCCTGCAACAAGAGGAAGTACGGCCTCAACGGCCGGCAGCCGTCCTGCTCGCCGCACCGGTCGCCCACGCCGTCCCCGCGCAGCTCGCCGCGGGTCAGCGTCACCGACGACACGTGGCTGGGCAACAGCACCCAGTACACCAGCTCGGCCATCGTGGCCGCCATCAACGCCCTCAGCACCGACGGCAGCCTGGAGCTGGACGGCGTCCCCGTGAAGGCGCGCAAGACCACCCCGGACCACTGTCCCTCGGTGGCGCTCAAGGTGGAGCCGGCCGGCGAGGACCTGGGGACCACGCCGCCCACGGCCGAGTTCCTGCCCGAGGAGTACCCGTCCTTCCAGCACGTCCGGAAGGGCGCCTTCTGTGACCAGTACCTGTCGGTGCCGCAGCACCCCTACCAGTGGGCCCGGCCCCGGTCCCCGACAGCCTACGGCAGGTGAGCGCGGCCGGTTTCTTGGGTCCGGGGGTgggggcccgggggcgggggtccGGGGGCAGGCCTCGCCTGCTCTGGCTGTGGAGACGCCGTCTGTCCCCGCGGGCGCCCGGCGCCCCACCACCTGCCTGTGTCTGCGTCCAAGCCCCCTTCCCACGAGGACCCCCGGGAAGGCCTCGTCCTCACAGAATAGCCTCCTTCAAGGTCCCAGGCCCTCCTCAGGCCGTGTTCCCAGGGCAGGGGGTCGGGCTGCAGTGGGAGAATCCCGGTGGGGACAGGCCTGTCCCCAACAGAGACCGGCACCTCCGTGCACTCGctgttttgagttgttttttcttttactaaaaccAAATGACGCTTTCCTGCTTGCGTGTCAGCCTCCGCCGCAcccgcttcctcctccctcctaaGGGCTGCCGCGGGAGCGTGCAGATGGGGCTCGGCTCGGCGGCTCCCCAGAGCGGCAGGGCCCGCTCCCCGCAGCCGGCAGCACCACGCGGTGCCGGGTCCCAGGAGACAGGCGCCCGCTCCCTGGCAGTCTGGTGACGAGATGCTCAGCGGTGCTCCCAGCGCAGCCGCCCAGGTTGTTGACTTTCTTCCTGGCAGCGAGCAGGCGGCCGTCCCTCCGCTGGGCCTACTCACTCGGccgctgtttttatttttaactaaactgCTTTCCCGACAGGTGGGCCGCTAATGACCCCTGGCAGAATGCTTTCTGCTCTGGGATTTTTATCAGGCACGAACACGCGCCTCACTCGCGggtgtgcccccctccccaggaagcACAGCTGCTCGCGTGGGGCCCGGCATCCTGGGCTCCGCCGTCGCGTTCCCCGTCGCTCTTCTGCTGGAGGGCCTTCTGGAAGCAGTTCCGGGGAGCGGGGCCCGCGGGTTCCAGCAGCGCGCACCCTGCGGTGAGGAAGGCCAGCCGGCAGAGTGACGCGGTTGTGCGTGTGGGCGGCTCTGCTGAGAGCCGTGTCAGGGCAAGGGCCTGGGACCCGGCTGCGGCTGCAGGGGGGTCATTGAGCTGTAGGTTCCGGGCAAGCCCAGCTGCACCTTCTGAAAGTCTGTGGCAAAACCCCAGCAGGACACAGACAGTCCCTAGGACACTGAGACGGTCAGTGCCTCCTTTCTAGTGGCGTGTGGTGTAGACGAGGTGCCAGTCAAGACAAAACGAGGAGGCACGGCTTCCCCTGATTTCTCCTGACTGGTGTTAGATGTGTCCACGTTTCTACCCCAACGTGCGCACAGGTCTCATCGAACAAGCGTATCTCGGCACCGGGCTTTAATGCACGacatgggaatttttaaaaacctgttttggAGGcgcttaaaaaaatttaaggacaGGTTATGCCCACTGTATTCTCTCTataattattaagtaaaaataagattatttcgAAGCTAACTAGCTCGACACCGGGCTCGCACGGTGCGGTTCACCACCACCTGCGTTTTCATGGACCATGAAGGCCACAGTCTCGTGACTCTGGGGCCCTCTCTAGATCCTGCGGTCAGGACTGCAGGTGGTCTGGTCTCCAAGGCACAGGGCCGTGTGGCCATGTCGCTCAGCTCCGTGTGTTGGTCTGTGCTCGGGCTGTGGTCACAGCGCCACTGGCCAGTGGCTTCACAACACACGTTGGTTTTCTGGGGTCAGAGGTTCGGGCGCCAGCAGGGAGCAGCTCTTCTGAGGCTCAGACGGCTACGCCTCTTCTGTGCTCATGTCTGTGCCCACATGTCGCCAGTTTATGAGGACGCCAGCCACTGGACCAGGACCCACCCAGTGACCGCACAAGAATGTGACCTGTGTCCAAACACGGCCACGTTCTGAGGTCCCGGGGTGAGGACCCTGAGGCCTGAGTCTTGGGGGACGGAGTTTGGCCCAGAACAGCCGGCATCGCGTCTGCTTGAGGACGGCAGGGTGCCTCTGACCGCGGCCCGCTGCCTGCTCTCCGGAGGCTCACTGGGCCCGGGGGGCGTCTGCGGGGATCAGGGCTCTGGGCAGGTCACCATGGGTACAGACCTGCCGAGTCTGACTGCGCAGTCGGGACATGCGCCGCCGCCCTTGTGTTCGGACCTCCAGCAGGGATCGCATGGTCCCCGGGGGCAGATGTTCCCTGGTGGGGTCAGGTGGGGGGAGCGGGCGCCCGACATTCCCGTGAGCTCAGCCAGCAAACAAAACCCGTGGAGGCCCCCAGCTCCCCTCAGGAGGTGGGAAGCTAACCTTTCCCCCTGTTTTGGTTCCACATGGAAATGTGTTTCCTGGTCCCTGTTCTGTTCCCGGCAGGTCCTGTCAGCTGGCGCCCCGGGGCAGCTGGGGCCAGGGTCAAACAAGAGGTCAGGGCGTTGTCCCCACAGGCGAGGGTGGCCCGGCCAGACTTCCTGTCACACTCCCGCCCGCTCCGAGGAGGTCAGCAGGGTCTCCCCGGTGTAGCCCCAGGGCCGCGTTTTGCACGGTTCTAGAATCTGGAACGGAGGATTTGCCACCCGTCTGCCTTTCCTGTCACTGCGTGTGGCTTTAACTCTGTCCTGCCAGGAAAAGGAGCTTTTTAATGAAAAGTGTGCTGCACTAGCCTTTCCCAAGGACTTTGGGTGCTTTGGGGTCTTTTACCTGGCTGGGGGGTTTCTTTCTCCAAACAGCCTTTATGGTgacgcccccacccccctgcagagCGTTCTGATAGGCCCGCAGCAGTCACGGACgacccttcctcctgcctttgaTGAAGTTATGTCGGTGAAGCTAACAATAGTATTTGACATAACTTTGtagttttatagtttaaatttCTTGTAGAGTTTAACAGAATGACATATCTGTTCTTAAAACTTGGGAGAGGCACAGAAATCGCAATGACCTGCtagagtccccccaccccccgaaaaCCCAGAATTGTAAGCTGTTTTAAGTTTGCTCAGAGGAGAGGGTCTCTGGGATGAGGTTGCCAGTGGGAACAACCAGCTTCACAGGTCAGCCTTGATACCCTGCTGGGGCCGCTGGTGTGTGTGCAGAGGTGGGGGTGCTGGAGAGAACCGTGTGTGCAGAGGTGGGGGTGCTGGAGAGAACCCTGTGTGCagaggtgggggtgctggggggggggtcGGGGCCGGGGAGAACCACGTGTgcagggcggggctggggagggccgCGTGTGCACCGCTTGCCACGGAAGGCGTGATGTGAGAGGTCTGAGCTCTGAGCAGCTTTTCAGAGCCTTGGGCGACGTTCAGTCTTGGGACGAACTTCCTTCtggtttctcagagttcacagctGACGCCCTGAGAAGGTTCCTTGCGGTGAGTCCTGACTCCCAGCTTGAGATGAGCCTGGGGTCTGCATCCGGTTCGTGGACGCCAGCCAcgggtgggaggctggggagcgTCTGCCCGACCTCTCCGGGGCCTTTCCCAGGATGTggcccttccttctgcttttttttttttttttaattttgtttatttatttgacagacagaaaacacaagtaagcagagagaggcaggcagagagagagagaggaagaagcaggctccctgctaagcagagagcccgatgcggggcttgatcccaggaccctgagatcatgacctgagccgaaggcagagtgagccacccaggcgccccccttccttctgctcttgaTGGGATGTCGCGAGTGTGTGTTCATGGCACAAGAGGAGAGAGGAACTCAGGTACTCGTGTGCTCCTGGAGCGGAGAAATAGTTTGGATCTTTATGGCTCCCCGGTTGGATTTTGAAGTCAAACCACTGAGACGTGAGCCGCGGGTGGTTCTGCAGAAACTCGGAGCACGGGAGGTGCCGCTGTCCGTCTGACCCAGCCCGTCCTCGTCCTGCTCTGTCTGTCCTGCGCACGGGAGGCCGGGCTGTGCTCGGCGTCCCACGTCCCTGGAGTGTCACGTATGCCCCACACCGAGGTTTCGCAGACCGTGAGGAGACCTGGCTGGGAGGGAGGACCCGGAGATGCTGTCCCTGACCACAGACAAGTCAGAAATCATTTCTGCTCTGAGGAAAGTGTGTGTGAGGGTcgtgcaccccccacccccaccgcgtGTGCACTGCCCAGCGTCCGCCCCGGGGGTCACGCCGCGTCGGGTCACGCCGCGTCGGGGGACGGCCTGTCCTTGTCGCAGACCAGACCTGCCACGCGAAGTGGGGGACGTGCTTGCCCGTGTTTCCTGGGTGTTTACACGGAGCGAGTTTACAGATCGTGCCGGGGTTTGTTCGTCTATAAATCGGTCTGAGCCGTCGTCTGGGAGCTGGGGTTCGAGTCACAGGATTGGGCTGGTTTTCAGTAAAGAAAGCAACTTGCCTCAGGTCCACCTTCTCACGCAGCAGGTGTGGGGTCCGCATGCCGCCCCCACATGGGCTGCTGGGACAGGTGTCCTGAGAGGGTGTGTGCCCCGAGCCCCGCATGTCCCAGTGTGTTTGGCTCAGTGCTGCAAGGGCCCAGGCATCCGGGTGCCTCTCCACCCCACTGGGGGCGGCACTGActccctccagccccagagcAGCTTCCCCTCGGGAGCGCAGAAGCACGCGCAGAGCTGAGAAGCGTGGAACCGTGCACAGCCTTTCCCGCCCTTGGGGTCAGGGAGGCGCGGGGGCTCTGCAGCTCTGTCCAGTGGTGGCTTTGCAGGCCGCCGAGGCAGATGGTCCAGCTACTCTCCGGGGCTTGTAAGTCGAAGCGGGCTGTGGCCAGAGCCTGTGACTGGTCAGTAGGATAACACGGGGTGTGGTCATGTGCAAAGGGGCCGCACGCCGCTGGAAAACGCCGGTTTTCTCCTGGCATCACTGTCCACGGTGACTATGGCTGTCCGTGGGGCAGGTTTGCTGCGACCGGTGCGCTGCTCCCAGCTCAGAGCCCTGCGGCGCTGTCAGGGGTGAGCACCAGGGCCTGAGAGCCTCGCATGTCCCTCCCCAGGGGCCTGGATGTGGGGGCCAAGGAGCTTGGTGCCAGGGAAGACAGCATGTTCCTTGAGGGGGAGGAGCTCGACGGCCAGCACAGGCCCCGAGCCCCGCAGTCTCAGAGCCCAGCATCCGAGCCATCTGGGCTATGCAGTGGGTGCCCTGTTGGAGCGGAGGGGACTGAGTGACCGGAGCATTACCGGGCCGCTGTCTTGGAGCCGCTCTGCAGGCTTTACGCCTCCTTCGTGCCCCGTCCTGCGGGAACTTGCAGATTCCAGATTTCTCGGCTTCTGCAAGCAATCTGGAGGGTGCCATCTGCCAAAGGGTACTGGCAGCGCTCGAAGCCCGGGGGGACGGTTGGGGGCGCGCAGGCATCTGCCCCGGGAGCTGAGGGCTGTGGCACATCACAGGGACGGCCGGAACGCCGTCCCCCACAGGCCCAGTCCGCCGTCTCGCTCTGTCATGCCTGTGCCCGCCATGCTCCTCCCTGaacgcccccacccctgccgcgtCCACAGTCTGGGAGCAGGGGGCGGGCACGCGGCGAGGCAGGAACGAGGTTTGGACGCAGAGGCCCCCTCTCTCGGGTGAGGCTGGAACCCCCCCCGGCCGCCGGCTCCCTCTCCGCAGCTCCGACTGTGTCTGGGCTCCTGGACAAAGgctccttctctgtgtctcaccGAGTCGCCCGCCCAGGTGAAGGTAGGGACCATCTGGGTTTAGAGATCtgtgtgtggggagaggaggggtcCGTGTCTCTGGAGGGCAGAGGTGCGGCGGGCCGCGGCCCGGAGGTGTGGACGGGAAGCCCACCCCCACCCGTCTGGGCGCAGGGCAGCCCGCAGGCGGGACGCGGATGGGGGTCACGGGGTCATGGTGGCTCGGAGACGTGTCCTTGCAGTAGAGGTGCTGAGCGAGGGTGCCGTGGGGGTCCCAGAGCGGGATGACGGCCTCTGCCTCCTTGGAGGTCTCCTTGCCCGGATGGGGGCCCTGAAAGCAGGACACCGAGGGACCGCTGAGTTGTCTGAACTGTCCCTGCGCCGAGGCCGTGCTGTCCTCTCTCCCCGTGCTCTCGGTTTGTGGCTGATTATGAGTTGCACTGGTGACGGGACAGACACGGGCCTGGCCGGGCCTCCGGGAGCTGGGGGAAGATAGACAGGGCCTCTCTGGGCTCCCGGCTTCTGAGCCTGCACATGGGGCCCGGGGAGAGGCATGCAGGGCCAGAGGCCTCCTGGCGGGGTCATGCTATCCCAGGACGGGTCACTGGCCACGGAGAGGGCTGGGGGCGGGTCATGCTATCCCAGGACCGGTCACTGGCCACGGagagggctgggggcggggtcATGCTATCCCAGGACGGGTCACTGGCCACGGAGAGNNNNNNNNNNNNNNNNNNNNNNNNNNNNNNNNNNNNNNNNNNNNNNNNNNNNNNNNNNNNNNNNNNNNNNNNNNNNNNNNNNNNNNNNNNNNNNNNNNNNGGGTCATGCTATCCCAGGACGGGTCACTGGCCACggagagggctgggggctggcggGGGGAACGACCGCCGGCTGCAGGGTCTCCCCTTGTCACTCGGGAGCCTGCGGAGGACGGCCTCCCTGGCCTCCGTGGgcctttcctgcctcctcctggctgCCGTGTTCCCCGCTGTCGGCCTGTCCTAGGTCCTGCTCAGTGTCCCCTTTGGTGGCAGAGCAGAGGGGGCTGTGAGTGAGGCGACAGCCCAGAGAATCCAAGAGtttccagggctcctgggagggaCGTCCTCCGGGAGGTCTGTTCCCCACTCCTGGCCCGGCCGCCCCTTCACTGAAgggagagtctgctcctccctcggCCGTTCTGGGGAAGGCGGGAGGGAGGCGTCCTGGAGGGTGGGCCCCGCGGGGAGGGTGAGCCCAGGGAGGGGGCCTGCCGCGGCCCTGGGAACTGCTTCTGGGTTGTTGGCCAAGGACTTGTCCTGGGCGGACCCACCTGTCCCCTCAGGACAGGACTCGGGGCCGGGCTCCAGGAAGGTCGACCTCCCGTGTGTGGGAGGCACTTTCTCAGCCCAGAGCTGGGGTTGGAGGTGGGTGGGCTCAGGCCACGCTCCTGTGTGGTCCAGGCACACCCCTGCCCCGCAGCCTCGGTGCCCAGAGCCCCTGCCTGAGGGCCTGAGAACCCGTGATAACCCCTGctcaaaaggagagggaaaccaaaacaaacaaggaGCAGTGAGCAGGCCCTCTGGCCTCGCTGAGAAGATGGTGGTGCTACTCTGATAACATCACTTTCCTTCGGTTTCTAATGTCCTTCCTCTGGGCGGGTCTGAGTCTGCCCAGTTTACAGTCTCGGCTACTTCAGGAAAATAGGACTCATGAAAGCCTTTATAGCTTTCCTCTGAGTGATGAGTCTGTGTGGGCCTGAGGGCTTGGAAACTTCAGAAGTGAAGGGATTTTACTCAAATTGTTGAGGCAGAAGGCTCGCCTCTCCTCTGGGCTCCAGCGGGGG contains these protein-coding regions:
- the NFATC1 gene encoding nuclear factor of activated T-cells, cytoplasmic 1 isoform X7 — encoded protein: MPSTSFPAPSKFPLGPPAAACGSGETLGPAPPSGGTMKSAEEEHYSYASPGVSSALLPGSAQPSLPAPGHNLQISAPGVPATAAGQPPGYGGAVDSGPSSYFLSSGHVRPNGAPALESPRIEITSYMGLHHGNNQCFHDVEVEDILPGSRRPPSTATLSLPNLEAYRDPSCLSPASSLSSRSCNSEASSYESNFSYPYASPQTSPWQSPCVSPKTTDPEEGFPRGLGACGLLGSPRHSPSTSPRTSVTEESWLGARTSRPPSPCNKRKYGLNGRQPSCSPHRSPTPSPRSSPRVSVTDDTWLGNSTQYTSSAIVAAINALSTDGSLELDGVPVKARKTTPDHCPSVALKVEPAGEDLGTTPPTAEFLPEEYPSFQHVRKGAFCDQYLSVPQHPYQWARPRSPTAYGSPSLPALDWQLPSRSGPYELRIEVQPKPHHRAHYETEGSRGAVKASAGGHPSVQLHGYLENEPLTLQLFIGTADDRLLRPHAFYQVHRITGKTVSTTSHEAILSNTKVLEIPLLPENNMRAIVDCAGILKLRNSDIELRKGETDIGRKNTRVRLVFRVHIPQPSGRTLSLQVASNPIECSQRSAQELPLVEKQSAASCPVLGGKKMVLSGHNFLQDSKVIFVEKAPDGHHIWEMEAKMDRELCKPNSLVVEIPPFRNQRITSPVQVSFYVCNGKRKRSQCQRFTYLPANGAIRNDPMY